The Montipora foliosa isolate CH-2021 chromosome 1, ASM3666993v2, whole genome shotgun sequence genome has a window encoding:
- the LOC137997725 gene encoding uncharacterized protein, with protein MDKFLVKPKKKPCSITPQERAKQYPGKFRADDNLLFCSTCNVVVDHHRKSVLDNHLSAVSHIKRMNESSSKRAKQQTLKTSFKCKTPAHEEKVKVCHEWIRACAAANIPLNKSENPVMREFLLSRVVNGGAIPKGTQLRDHLLDVYELEKEELKQKIKEANVAIMVDELCDDNGRCVIDVMATILDFDELSPSNGNIAYLLDTHFVTETNNKTVSQAVVKTINDYGIDFDRVLIFNTDNATYMKKAFRETLSCLFSSCVHITCHSHIISLVAGDFKRHFSFVTEFAKCMRNLFFIPSGRKARFLKYMNDCAGDLQGKATMPPNPSTKSWSAWFDSAVYHAKHFNVYEDFITQEIQRCGRNAASASLLRLEEMYGDDTFMKMLHAQLRVVAYTGPTLMHLMDYFQQRIPHVTQSHNKMESLLCILHSNSSLSEDKLDFCFQGTSMSFTSDEKSDVAHTVR; from the coding sequence ATGGATAAGTTTCTGGtgaaaccaaagaaaaagcCATGTAGCATTACGCCACAAGAGCGGGCTAAGCAGTATCCCGGGAAGTTCCGTGCAGATGACAACTTGTTATTTTGTTCAACTTGTAATGTTGTTGTGGATCAccaccggaagtcagttcttgACAATCACCTTTCGGCTGTTTCACACATCAAGCGAATGAACGAATCCTCTTCGAAGCGAGCGAAACAACAGACATTGAAGACTTCTTTTAAGTGCAAAACTCCAGCACACGAAGAGAAAGTGAAAGTCTGCCATGAGTGGATAAGGGCGTGTGCTGCTGCAAACATACCGCTAAACAAATCAGAAAATCCTGTAATGCGTGAGTTTCTTCTCTCCCGTGTAGTCAATGGTGGTGCGATCCCTAAGGGCACACAGCTTCGGGACCACTTATTAGATGTTTATGAGTTGGAAAAGGAAGAACTTAAGCAGAAAATAAAAGAGGCAAATGTCGCTATCATGGTAGACGAGCTTTGCGACGATAATGGTCGTTGTGTAATAGACGTTATGGCGACAATTCTGGACTTTGACGAGCTTTCTCCCAGTAACGGAAACATTGCCTACCTGTTAGATACGCACTTtgtgacagaaacaaataacaaaactgTGTCCCAAGCAGTTGTTAAGACTATCAATGACTATGGAATAGACtttgatcgtgtcctgattttTAATACTGACAATGCTACTTACATGAAAAAGGCTTTCAGAGAAACTCTTTCATGTTTGTTCTCGAGTTGTGTCCATATCACCTGCCACAGCCACATCATAAGTCTAGTGGCTGGTGATTTTAAGCGACATTTCAGCTTTGTCACAGAGTTCGCCAAGTGCATgaggaatttattttttattccaaGTGGACGCAAAGCTCGTTTCCTGAAATACATGAATGACTGTGCGGGTGATCTCCAGGGCAAAGCTACTATGCCTCCCAATCCATCAACGAAGAGCTGGTCAGCATGGTTTGACTCAGCTGTGTACCACGCGAAGCACTTTAACGTCTATGAGGATTTCATCACCCAAGAGATTCAACGATGTGGTAGAAATGCTGCAAGTGCCTCGTTGTTGCGGCTTGAGGAAATGTATGGAGATGACACATTCATGAAGATGCTGCACGCCCAGCTCAGGGTTGTTGCTTACACTGGCCCAACATTGATGCATCTAATGGATTATTTTCAACAGAGAATCCCTCATGTAACACAGTCACACAACAAAATGGAGAGTCTCCTATGCATCCTTCACTCGAATTCTTCATTAAGTGAAGACAAGTTGGACTTCTGCTTCCAAGGCACATCGATGTCATTTACCAGCGACGAGAAGTCTGATGTTGCTCACACTGTCAGGTGA